The Raphanus sativus cultivar WK10039 chromosome 2, ASM80110v3, whole genome shotgun sequence DNA segment CCCTTGCCCATTGGTAGTAATAATACAAAAAGGGAATTAAAGGTTATTAACTTTACATATGGAGAAAAGACATATCTTCATTGGGCCCCCCTTGGTTGTTAAGCTTTTGTGACAAAATGTCAAATAACCCGTAAATATATGCGAAATTGCATTCATATACATGAAAATTTTCAATAATTAGCTCAATGAAGATGGAACTGTacacctttttaaaaaatcaatccAGTCCCTACGTCTATACCTACGAGCAGCTGACAAGAAGATTGGCCGAAAAAATCCATATGAAGTAGTTGacaccaaaaactcattattgcTCATGTGTTTTCTTTTCACCATTAGAAGCCCACTTCTCCCTTCTAATGGCGCAGGCCCAAGCCCACTAGGATTTAGATAGATCATATCAGTTAGATGGGGTGAGTGGTGGCGACTGTTGTCTCGACGGCAAGAACAAAGCTCCTCGAATTGGAGAAAAACATCTCCTTTTCTTATTCTAACCCTCTGTCTCGGTTCGGAAGCGAAATGGACACACATTGTCGTAAAGTGCCTTCTCTGTTCTCCGAGCATTTCTGATTTTATCTCTTAATCACGGTTCCAGAGTGAAAAATCGAGCCTTTCTAGGGTTTTGCGCTGTTCCAGCTTTCAGGTAGAGATTTGTCTGTGTGGCTGTATTTTCTTCACTTAATATTACTTCTAGTTCGGTTGTTTACAgacatttgttttcttgttttttttccagGATTGAAAGAAGTGTCTTGTTTCAGACAATATCCAACTTTGTTAACTGGCAAAACAGTATCTTTAACTGTTTGTAAAGGGTATGGACAAAATCAGCAGACTCTCTGATGACTTGCTGGTTAAGATACTATCCTTCGTTCCGACAAGAGTAGCCGTATCCACCAGCGTTCTGTCTAAGCGATGGAAGTCTCTCTGGATGTGGGTGCCTACCCTCGAATACGACGATATGGAAGACATCACCGACAACTATCTCTCAAAGTCAACCCCTTCGTTCCCGAGGTATCGAGTCTCCGTCCACGAGAACCTCCTTTCGCACAGAGCTCCCACCATAGAAACCCTCCTCCTCAAGTTCTGTCTCGGATCGCTTCAGCCCGAGGATATCAAACAATGGGTCACCATCGCTGTCTCTCGCTGCGTGCGAGCGCTGAGCATCACCTGTCTCTCCGACTCCGAGCCCGTCAGTGCCTTGCCGAGTAGCTTGTACACCTGCGAAACCCTAGCGGCTCTGAAACTCGACGGAGACAGGATCCTCGTCGATGTTCCTCCGACGGCTTCTCGTCTCCCTTCCTTGACGACGTTGCAGCTCTTATGCGTGACGTACTCCGACGAAGATTCTCTCCGGTTGTTTCTATCGTACTGCCCTGTTCTGGAAGATCTGGTGATCGAACGAGATAGCGCGGACGACAATGTCAAAGGGTTGGTTGTTGTTGTCCCGTCATTGCTGAGGTTTTCCTTGAAGGTAGACGGTGGATGTTCTTATGATGATGAGTCTGTGATAGATACTCCTTCTTTGGTGTATTTCAAAGTTGAGGATTACAGAGATAGAGACAGTAACTCCTATTCGATTAAGGATATGCCTAAACTGGAAGAGGCGGATATCGCCGTTAAGTATGAGCTCCACGTGTTTCTCGAATCAGTCACATCTGTCAAAAGTCTTTCAATAAAAGTATTGTTCAACAATGAAGAAGAGGTAATATTTCAATCTATTCgcaatcagttttttttttcttgagaatttattataatttttgtcaTTTGTGTGTGTGCAGTCTATGTACTGTTCTTGTATTGTCTTCAATCAGCTCCAACGCCTGAAGCTAAGTATATGCAATGACGATTGGTCAAAGTTACTTTTCCGGTTGCTCAAAGATTCTCCTAAACTGCGAGTCCTCAATCTCGACTGTGCTGTAAGTTTTATTTCCCTGGCTCTCTTATAAAGCACTGTGTGGTGTGTAATCttttaactctctttctctttctctctctgtcttttcTAGTCTCGGTACCGACGCTTTGACGAGTACGATCGGATTAGCCGGGACAGTGAATGGAGCGTGATTCCGAACTGTCTGTTGAAGACTCTTGAAACTTTCGAGTTTAAAGGGTGCATGGGAAGACCAGAACAGAGAGAtttcttgtgtttttttctttaagaatGCTCGTTGCCTCAAATCTACATCAATCTTGCGCTAATCTTGTGATGTTCCACAACAGAGTATGGATCTTAGatctgttttgttgtttttgttattttcactATGGATGTCAGGTTTGTATTGGAGTATGGATGTTAGGTTTGTTTTGTTGTCAAGGAATTAGTAAAATTTGTAGTGTGACTTGCGACTCAAGCCATGTATTAGAGAACATACCCAACTCAGGTTGGGTTTCTTTCatttaaatgaattttatttcCTCTGTTTCTAATTTTTGTTGTATTCTTTTGTACTCATCATCTCTTAAATGGTCATATCTTCGTTGGGCCACTTAGATTTTTGGTTAGGCTTCATTGGGCAACATTGTAAAAGTTTCTCTCATTCAAACACTTCCCACTGTAACTTCACAAATAATTGAGTAGACCGTTCAATACAATGGATGTAGAGCTTACGGCTGTTGGGGGAATAAACTTGATGACTAGAGAAACTTGCTGCAAATCAAATCCCAGTAGCATTGCGTTCCAAAAGTTATTCTCTTTGAGTCTAGGCCTAAGGTCTTTCTTTTAAATAACTGGGCTGGGCTCTAATAGGTTAAATTTTGAGCCTGTAAAGTGTAAACAGAATCAATGGCATGTTACGTAAATTCTTCAACCGTTGACTGGTTTGCACAACAACGTGCGGGGGTTAGTAGAT contains these protein-coding regions:
- the LOC108836119 gene encoding LOW QUALITY PROTEIN: putative FBD-associated F-box protein At5g56700 (The sequence of the model RefSeq protein was modified relative to this genomic sequence to represent the inferred CDS: deleted 1 base in 1 codon) — its product is MDKISRLSDDLLVKILSFVPTRVAVSTSVLSKRWKSLWMWVPTLEYDDMEDITDNYLSKSTPSFPRYRVSVHENLLSHRAPTIETLLLKFCLGSLQPEDIKQWVTIAVSRCVRALSITCLSDSEPVSALPSSLYTCETLAALKLDGDRILVDVPPTASRLPSLTTLQLLCVTYSDEDSLRLFLSYCPVLEDLVIERDSADDNVKGLVVVVPSLLRFSLKVDGGCSYDDESVIDTPSLVYFKVEDYRDRDSNSYSIKDMPKLEEADIAVKYELHVFLESVTSVKSLSIKVLFNNEEESMYCSCIVFNQLQRLKLSICNDDWSKLLFRLLKDSPKLRVLNLDCASRYRRFDEYDRISRDSEWSVIPNCLLKTLETFEFKGCMGRPEQRDFLCFFFKNARCLKSTSILR